A stretch of the Vagococcus xieshaowenii genome encodes the following:
- a CDS encoding acyl-CoA dehydrogenase family protein: MARSEKLKEMYPFDMYAYANGLTEGELTVLQNLRHFLETDVKPVVNEYWEKADFPFEIFKGIAETGIMNSPLLFEGREGARKPSELYNAFLYFELAKLDASIATFYTVHGGLCYNTILLGGSEAQIEKYAPKIASWEWQGCFGLTEPDHGSDIAGGLATTAEKVGDKWIINGEKRWIGGASTADILPIFARDKEDGKIKCFIVKGGSKGLTVENIKHKVSLRLVQNGHITLENVEVLDEDRLENVNGFKDVARILRSTRADIAHLATGMTIGATEAALKYIKDRDQFGRKLSGFQLVQEKVARMQANVVSTMAYSVQLANMQEQGHFLEENSALAKMHNAMRMRETVAWGREVCGGNGITLETDVARFFADGEAIYSYEGTHEINALIVGRFLTGVGAFV, translated from the coding sequence ATGGCAAGAAGCGAAAAATTAAAAGAAATGTATCCATTTGATATGTATGCTTATGCAAACGGTTTAACTGAAGGAGAATTAACGGTCTTACAAAACTTACGTCACTTCCTTGAAACAGATGTTAAGCCAGTGGTCAATGAGTATTGGGAAAAAGCTGATTTTCCTTTTGAAATCTTTAAAGGAATTGCAGAAACAGGCATTATGAATAGCCCACTATTGTTTGAAGGACGTGAAGGGGCTAGAAAACCTAGTGAGTTATACAATGCGTTTTTATACTTTGAATTAGCTAAATTGGATGCTTCTATCGCAACCTTTTATACTGTTCACGGTGGTTTATGTTATAACACGATTCTATTAGGTGGTAGTGAAGCGCAAATTGAAAAATATGCACCTAAAATTGCTTCATGGGAATGGCAAGGGTGTTTTGGTTTAACCGAACCAGATCACGGCTCTGATATTGCAGGCGGATTAGCAACAACCGCTGAAAAAGTTGGAGATAAATGGATCATTAATGGTGAAAAACGCTGGATTGGTGGTGCATCAACCGCTGATATTTTACCAATTTTTGCTCGTGATAAAGAAGATGGAAAAATTAAATGCTTTATCGTTAAAGGCGGATCAAAAGGGTTAACTGTTGAAAATATCAAACATAAAGTTTCTTTACGCTTAGTTCAAAATGGTCATATTACATTAGAAAATGTAGAAGTTTTGGATGAGGATCGTTTAGAAAACGTTAATGGCTTTAAAGATGTGGCAAGAATTTTACGTTCAACACGTGCTGATATTGCACATTTAGCAACAGGTATGACAATTGGTGCAACTGAAGCAGCGTTGAAATATATCAAAGATCGTGATCAATTTGGTCGTAAATTATCAGGTTTCCAATTAGTGCAAGAAAAAGTTGCACGCATGCAAGCGAATGTTGTATCAACAATGGCATATTCAGTACAATTAGCTAATATGCAAGAACAAGGTCACTTTTTAGAAGAAAATTCAGCTTTAGCCAAAATGCATAATGCGATGAGAATGCGTGAAACAGTTGCTTGGGGGCGTGAAGTTTGTGGAGGTAATGGTATTACTCTTGAAACAGATGTGGCAAGATTCTTTGCA